From a region of the Nitrospirota bacterium genome:
- a CDS encoding LPS-assembly protein LptD — protein sequence MKKWTPALFIFICFICLAVSHSHAEVPETRITADTLTYADGIYTAEGNVVIHYANRVLRSSKVILDNNSGELSASGNVELEDGDNRLSSENLYINMRTSYTSIENGKLFIKEDNYHIEGDKIERLSQDRFRIRKAKFTTCDGDNPCWRFEGNNINIRLNHFFTARNVLMSVKNFPVLYIPYIVLPIVQERQTGLLIPRIGYNTGEGLKLNNAFYWAISESKDATIYSDYYSKKGWGGGLEYRYLYSKDTGGQFNGYYLNDNQLNRDRWDIKYQHRQVIADNFTAKLRVNHLNDKTLYKDISEDIGERLQRTQDSDLYVSRRWDHLSSHLWAQYTQNLDPAGNSTGIYQRLPEVSVNVIDTRVGGLPVFYNLTSSASRWEEEDTGLTRLFIAPALSARFAHKGVVFIPKAGIEQVSYYYDGDTDPVHSNLYELGASLSTKFFRSFSTGNGELLHFIEPVLSYEYADGDKPEAGGKKLDLVEESGKKNAVSFTIINRVVSLHSVRKYEPFNLRLTQLYYINPDGPENSGKRFSDTRIEAVLRPYESVSVDADTMYNHDKGDFSSFNTDLKITGGSSYLNAGYRYSRDYSIDFITAEAGIVMDSISNSIALWYDNNDHVMRETNYTLKYIGQCWGVSFSYKYRPDEEQYSVLLNLKGVGSVGRI from the coding sequence ATGAAAAAGTGGACTCCCGCCCTTTTCATATTCATTTGTTTTATTTGTCTGGCAGTGTCACATTCGCATGCGGAGGTTCCGGAAACAAGGATAACAGCTGACACACTGACATATGCCGATGGTATTTATACGGCTGAAGGTAATGTGGTTATACACTATGCAAACAGGGTTCTCAGATCTTCTAAGGTTATTCTGGATAATAACAGTGGTGAGTTAAGTGCATCGGGTAATGTAGAGCTTGAGGATGGGGATAACCGGTTATCATCTGAGAATCTTTACATTAATATGAGAACATCATACACAAGCATTGAAAATGGCAAGCTGTTCATTAAAGAGGACAATTACCATATAGAAGGAGACAAGATAGAAAGGTTGTCTCAAGACAGGTTCAGGATCAGGAAGGCAAAATTTACCACATGTGATGGTGATAACCCCTGCTGGAGGTTTGAAGGAAATAATATAAATATACGTTTGAATCACTTTTTTACTGCCCGGAATGTCTTAATGTCTGTGAAGAATTTCCCTGTCCTGTATATCCCGTATATTGTACTTCCTATTGTTCAGGAGAGGCAGACGGGATTGTTAATACCCAGGATTGGCTATAATACAGGCGAGGGACTGAAGTTAAACAATGCATTCTACTGGGCCATATCCGAGAGTAAGGATGCCACGATATACTCAGATTATTACAGTAAGAAAGGTTGGGGGGGAGGACTGGAATACCGTTATCTTTATAGTAAAGATACAGGCGGCCAGTTTAACGGTTATTATCTGAATGATAACCAGTTGAATAGAGACCGATGGGATATTAAATATCAGCACCGGCAGGTAATTGCTGATAATTTTACTGCAAAGCTACGTGTAAATCACCTCAATGATAAGACACTTTACAAGGACATAAGTGAAGATATTGGTGAGCGCCTTCAGAGGACTCAGGATTCAGACCTTTATGTAAGCAGGAGGTGGGATCATCTTTCCTCGCACCTGTGGGCACAGTATACACAGAATCTTGATCCGGCGGGTAATAGTACAGGTATATATCAAAGGCTGCCAGAGGTCAGTGTAAATGTTATTGATACGAGGGTTGGAGGACTGCCGGTTTTTTATAATCTGACATCATCTGCCTCGAGGTGGGAGGAAGAAGATACGGGGCTTACAAGATTGTTTATAGCGCCTGCCTTGTCAGCACGATTTGCCCACAAAGGAGTTGTCTTCATACCCAAGGCAGGGATAGAGCAGGTGTCTTACTACTATGACGGTGATACTGACCCTGTACATTCAAATCTATATGAACTTGGCGCATCTCTTTCTACCAAGTTCTTCAGGTCATTCAGCACAGGTAATGGTGAGTTGCTGCACTTTATAGAGCCGGTTTTATCTTATGAATATGCAGATGGGGACAAACCGGAGGCAGGTGGTAAGAAGCTTGATCTGGTGGAAGAAAGTGGTAAAAAAAATGCAGTATCATTTACTATTATTAACAGGGTGGTATCCTTACACAGTGTCAGGAAGTATGAGCCATTTAACTTACGATTGACTCAACTATATTATATTAACCCGGATGGTCCTGAAAATTCGGGAAAGAGGTTCTCTGATACAAGGATTGAGGCTGTCTTAAGGCCGTATGAATCCGTCTCTGTGGATGCCGATACTATGTATAACCATGATAAGGGAGATTTCAGCTCTTTTAACACAGACTTGAAAATAACCGGAGGCAGTAGTTATTTAAATGCAGGGTATAGATATTCCAGAGATTATTCAATAGATTTTATAACGGCAGAGGCCGGCATAGTGATGGACAGTATCAGCAATTCAATAGCTCTATGGTATGATAATAACGACCATGTTATGAGAGAAACGAATTATACACTTAAGTATATCGGTCAGTGCTGGGGAGTATCATTTTCATACAAATACAGGCCTGATGAAGAGCAATACAGTGTGCTTCTGAATCTAAAGGGGGTTGGCTCAGTGGGTCGGATTTAA
- a CDS encoding bifunctional folylpolyglutamate synthase/dihydrofolate synthase, whose protein sequence is MNELSYLYSLQQFGIKLGLSNIKALCDILDNPQDKIKTIHIGGTNGKGSTAAIISTILQKAGYKTGLYTSPHLTAFSERIRINNVPIPGERTSALIRHIKECISEMEIAPTFFEFTTAMALQYFAEEGVDIAIMEVGMGGRLDATNIIVPLLSVITNIEYDHTEYLGKTLEEIAAEKCGIIKQGVSLISSERRPGIASVIEEIALGAGSQAYLYCRDFVAEPVEIGRNQSKFFYSGRKYKRLFLETALLGRHQMLNMGTALYAAELLSEMGFNLTVENLTAGVRDVVWPGRLETLAGRPGFLLDGAHNHSASIVLRAFIEDVLKGDRHINKVVMIFGALRDKDVSSMLQELIPCVTDIILTMPDTDRGLPVDELMEIAAESGRNFRAFSTLSDAISAARGITSDSDIVLITGSLYLVGEARTLLSGRLVSR, encoded by the coding sequence TGGAATAAAATTAGGCCTCTCAAATATCAAAGCGTTATGTGACATCCTGGATAATCCGCAGGATAAAATTAAGACTATACATATAGGCGGGACTAACGGAAAAGGATCCACGGCTGCAATCATTTCAACTATCCTGCAGAAGGCCGGATACAAAACGGGTCTTTACACCTCACCTCATTTGACTGCATTTTCTGAACGGATAAGGATCAATAATGTTCCTATACCAGGGGAACGGACATCCGCCCTCATCCGGCATATAAAGGAATGTATAAGTGAAATGGAAATTGCCCCTACATTTTTTGAGTTTACGACAGCCATGGCACTTCAGTATTTTGCAGAGGAGGGTGTGGACATTGCAATAATGGAGGTTGGTATGGGCGGGAGGCTGGACGCAACAAATATAATCGTCCCGCTGCTATCGGTTATCACGAATATTGAATATGATCATACTGAATATCTTGGCAAGACTCTGGAAGAGATCGCTGCAGAGAAATGCGGAATAATAAAGCAGGGTGTTTCACTGATTTCGTCAGAAAGACGGCCGGGCATTGCTTCTGTCATAGAAGAAATTGCTTTGGGAGCAGGAAGTCAGGCATATCTATATTGCAGGGATTTTGTTGCTGAACCGGTTGAAATCGGCCGGAATCAGAGCAAATTCTTCTATAGCGGCCGTAAATATAAGCGTTTATTTCTTGAAACGGCACTCCTCGGACGACACCAGATGTTAAATATGGGGACAGCCCTGTATGCTGCAGAACTATTATCTGAGATGGGATTTAATTTGACGGTAGAGAATTTAACGGCTGGTGTTCGTGATGTTGTGTGGCCCGGAAGGCTTGAGACATTGGCAGGCCGCCCTGGATTTCTGCTTGATGGCGCCCACAATCATTCTGCTTCCATTGTCCTGCGGGCGTTTATTGAGGATGTCTTAAAGGGTGACAGACATATAAACAAGGTAGTCATGATATTCGGCGCCCTGAGGGATAAGGATGTTAGTTCTATGTTGCAGGAGTTGATACCCTGTGTAACAGACATAATATTAACAATGCCTGATACAGACAGGGGTCTACCGGTGGACGAACTCATGGAGATTGCAGCTGAGTCAGGAAGGAACTTCCGTGCCTTCAGTACACTATCTGATGCCATATCTGCTGCCAGGGGCATTACATCTGACTCTGATATTGTACTCATTACAGGATCCTTATATCTTGTAGGTGAGGCTCGCACTCTTCTTTCGGGCAGATTGGTTAGTAGATGA
- the nadA gene encoding quinolinate synthase NadA, whose product MNAGTPYLIEDYLNLSITELDERIIKARKHLNGRLLILGHHYQQDDIIRYADFRGDSLKLSQQAAKSISEFIVFCGVHFMAETADIVTAEWQKVILPDLTAGCSMADMADLYRVEKAWKEITNIAGEENVLPVTYINSSADLKAFCGKKGGAICTSSSAEKIVRWALGARRKVLFFPDEHLGRNSAARAGIPEDEIIVWHRDEHLGGNHEAGINKARVVLWDGFCNVHMLFLPKHIEYFREKHPGINIIVHPECRSEVVDRSDLCGSTEYIINTVKSALPGTAWAIGTEINLVNRLRKEEPDKTIFFLSPTVCLCSTMYRIDPQHLCWALENLVNGNVVNQIIVPEEEKKWARIALDRMMAL is encoded by the coding sequence ATGAATGCAGGCACTCCTTACTTAATCGAAGATTACCTGAACTTATCCATTACTGAGCTGGACGAACGGATAATAAAGGCGCGAAAACACCTTAACGGACGCCTTCTCATATTGGGTCATCACTATCAGCAGGATGATATAATAAGATATGCGGATTTCCGGGGTGATTCTCTGAAGCTGTCTCAGCAGGCAGCTAAAAGCATCAGCGAATTTATAGTATTTTGCGGGGTGCACTTCATGGCAGAAACGGCAGACATTGTCACCGCGGAGTGGCAAAAGGTGATTCTGCCGGACCTTACAGCAGGCTGCTCCATGGCTGATATGGCAGACCTTTACAGGGTAGAAAAGGCATGGAAAGAGATCACCAATATTGCAGGAGAGGAAAATGTCCTGCCCGTTACATATATTAATTCCTCGGCTGATTTAAAGGCATTCTGCGGAAAAAAAGGGGGGGCCATATGCACATCATCCTCTGCAGAAAAGATAGTCAGGTGGGCGCTGGGAGCAAGAAGGAAGGTCTTATTCTTTCCTGACGAGCATCTTGGAAGGAATAGTGCAGCAAGGGCCGGCATACCCGAAGATGAGATTATTGTATGGCACAGGGATGAGCATCTCGGAGGGAATCATGAGGCCGGAATCAACAAGGCAAGGGTTGTTCTTTGGGATGGATTCTGCAATGTCCATATGCTGTTTCTGCCAAAACACATTGAATACTTCAGGGAAAAGCATCCCGGCATAAACATCATTGTCCACCCTGAATGCCGCAGTGAGGTGGTGGACCGGTCTGATCTGTGCGGTTCTACAGAATACATTATCAATACAGTAAAATCTGCGCTGCCGGGTACAGCATGGGCCATAGGGACAGAGATTAATCTCGTAAACCGCCTTAGAAAGGAAGAACCTGATAAGACGATATTCTTCCTCTCTCCTACAGTATGTCTATGTTCAACCATGTACAGGATTGACCCTCAGCACTTGTGCTGGGCACTGGAGAACCTGGTTAATGGCAATGTTGTTAATCAGATTATTGTGCCCGAGGAAGAAAAGAAGTGGGCAAGAATAGCTCTGGATAGGATGATGGCGTTATAA
- a CDS encoding OmpA family protein — protein sequence MKINMILIVVVCTVLVASTVVRGEEPIDKRWYISPGVNYIFADSDRLSDDDPEFRIGIGKAVSRSWNLELNIMIDNLSGKGANDDYEQRGLSLNALYFLTPESQISPYGVLGIGALRTSHSGEKSTNLMAEPGIGLRLSIRESWALRLEARHRYDDDSSSLSTEDQFNDWLTGLTLTLPLGKMAEREKPQKTAAHVPKDDDGDGVRNEIDRCPGTPAGVGVDPTGCPIDSDKDGVADYMDKCPDTPAGLKVDSNGCSEDSDNDGVADSMDQCPKTPVGIKVDTKGCPIDSDKDGVADYMDKCPGTPAGEKVDADGCSEDSDNDGVADSQDLCPNTPPVAKVDARGCPLDTDSDGVADYIDKCPDTKPDTVVDDKGCALPEKVSITLNIEFETAKADIHSKYHDEIKNLADVMSKYKTTTVEIGGHTDNVGREATNIELSQRRADAVKNYLVEEFGISASRISAKGYGSSKPVADNSTATGRQQNRRVEAVIDTVVHRQ from the coding sequence ATGAAAATTAACATGATACTTATAGTTGTTGTATGTACGGTACTTGTTGCGTCAACAGTTGTCAGGGGTGAGGAACCCATTGACAAGAGATGGTACATTTCACCCGGAGTCAATTACATCTTTGCCGACAGTGATCGGCTGTCCGATGATGACCCGGAATTCAGGATAGGTATAGGTAAGGCAGTCAGCAGGTCATGGAACCTTGAGCTTAATATTATGATAGACAATCTGTCGGGTAAAGGCGCTAATGATGATTATGAACAAAGGGGGTTAAGTCTTAATGCGCTGTATTTCCTGACTCCGGAATCGCAAATATCTCCTTATGGTGTCCTGGGAATAGGTGCGCTCCGCACCAGCCATTCGGGAGAGAAAAGTACTAATTTAATGGCTGAACCTGGAATTGGCCTGAGACTTTCAATAAGAGAGAGCTGGGCATTGAGGCTTGAGGCACGCCACCGTTATGATGATGATAGTTCCAGCCTTTCTACTGAGGATCAATTCAATGACTGGCTTACAGGTTTGACTCTGACTTTACCACTTGGGAAGATGGCAGAGCGGGAAAAGCCTCAAAAGACAGCCGCTCATGTCCCTAAGGACGATGACGGAGATGGTGTCAGAAATGAAATTGACCGCTGTCCTGGTACTCCAGCTGGCGTAGGTGTTGACCCCACAGGCTGCCCGATAGATTCTGATAAGGATGGTGTTGCTGATTATATGGACAAGTGTCCCGATACTCCTGCCGGCTTAAAAGTTGATTCGAATGGATGTTCTGAAGATTCGGACAATGACGGTGTAGCAGACTCGATGGATCAATGTCCAAAGACCCCTGTGGGTATCAAGGTAGACACAAAAGGGTGTCCGATTGACAGCGACAAGGATGGTGTTGCTGATTATATGGACAAGTGTCCCGGAACCCCTGCCGGGGAAAAAGTTGATGCAGATGGCTGTTCTGAAGATTCAGATAATGATGGAGTTGCAGACTCTCAGGATTTGTGTCCGAATACCCCTCCAGTTGCGAAGGTTGATGCAAGAGGTTGTCCGCTTGATACTGACAGTGATGGAGTTGCAGACTATATTGACAAATGTCCTGACACAAAGCCTGACACCGTGGTAGATGATAAAGGGTGTGCGCTTCCGGAAAAGGTGTCAATAACACTTAATATCGAGTTTGAGACAGCAAAAGCAGACATTCACTCGAAATACCACGATGAGATTAAAAATCTTGCTGACGTTATGAGCAAATATAAGACTACAACTGTTGAGATCGGCGGACATACTGATAATGTTGGAAGAGAAGCGACGAATATTGAATTGTCACAGAGAAGGGCGGATGCGGTGAAGAATTACCTTGTTGAGGAGTTTGGGATTAGCGCTTCAAGGATTAGTGCGAAGGGATACGGTTCTTCTAAACCTGTAGCGGATAATTCAACTGCCACAGGCCGCCAGCAGAACCGCAGGGTTGAGGCAGTCATTGATACAGTGGTCCACAGACAGTAA
- a CDS encoding cytochrome c — protein sequence MSRLAKIAVASIAVAAFGLTMYTAQGFAADPANGKKVFTANCVVCHGDKGDGMGPAAATMNPKPRNFTSATEMKGIDDARLHKSITEGRPGTAMVGFAKTLKAGDIDDVIAYIKSLKK from the coding sequence ATGTCAAGATTAGCCAAAATTGCAGTTGCATCAATCGCTGTTGCAGCATTCGGCCTTACCATGTATACTGCCCAGGGTTTCGCAGCAGATCCGGCAAATGGGAAAAAAGTATTTACAGCAAACTGTGTAGTATGCCACGGAGATAAGGGTGATGGTATGGGACCGGCAGCAGCTACCATGAATCCAAAGCCAAGGAATTTCACAAGCGCAACAGAGATGAAGGGTATTGATGATGCAAGACTTCATAAGAGTATTACTGAAGGAAGACCCGGCACCGCAATGGTAGGTTTTGCCAAGACACTGAAGGCAGGCGACATTGATGATGTTATCGCATATATAAAAAGCTTGAAGAAATAA
- a CDS encoding DUF481 domain-containing protein, with the protein MKLKFIIVHTFVLMLAVLYPFFAAAETTEPKRITDEAQLSYVDSQGNTRLSSLLIVNTLKYTPVDYLIATWNIEALKASSEGESTAERYTTLLRLDYLIRSRMYSFADVSWLQDEFAKIDHRYYFGAGIGYKILAGPKHMLNTEAGINYTMDTYTNHTDSDYMGGRIFGKYTYNITPTNKFEQAVEYLHDFDNSENFNVNSDTSLSAALNSMLSLKTSYKVKYDNEPVGGAKYTDRVLALSLVVNVL; encoded by the coding sequence TTGAAACTAAAATTTATCATTGTTCATACGTTCGTTTTAATGCTGGCAGTCTTGTATCCGTTCTTTGCAGCTGCGGAGACTACGGAACCAAAGAGGATTACAGATGAGGCTCAACTGTCATATGTCGACTCGCAGGGAAATACAAGGCTGTCGTCGCTGCTGATTGTGAATACGCTGAAATATACCCCTGTAGACTACCTTATAGCAACATGGAACATCGAGGCGCTGAAGGCATCATCTGAAGGCGAGTCAACCGCGGAACGTTACACAACATTGCTCCGTCTTGATTACCTGATCAGAAGCAGGATGTACTCATTTGCTGATGTATCCTGGCTTCAGGACGAATTTGCGAAGATTGATCACAGATACTATTTCGGCGCAGGTATTGGCTACAAAATACTTGCAGGCCCGAAACACATGCTTAACACAGAAGCAGGTATTAACTACACAATGGATACATATACAAACCATACGGACAGCGATTATATGGGAGGCAGAATTTTCGGGAAGTATACCTATAACATTACACCAACGAACAAGTTTGAACAGGCCGTTGAGTACCTGCATGATTTTGATAACAGCGAAAACTTTAATGTAAATTCAGATACGTCCCTCTCAGCAGCGCTTAACAGTATGCTCTCACTGAAGACCAGCTACAAGGTAAAGTATGACAATGAACCTGTAGGCGGGGCGAAGTATACTGACAGGGTCCTGGCGCTTTCGCTGGTCGTAAACGTGTTGTAA
- a CDS encoding enoyl-ACP reductase, producing MGLLSGKKGIIFGVANERSIAWGIAEALHREGAELAFTYAGEVLEKRVRPLAEGMGAKIIEPCDVTRDSDIENVFNKVRENFGGIDIVVHAIAFANKDELKGLYLNTSREGFRLAMDVSVYSLAAIVRYAAPLMEGRPGSIITLSYYGSEKVVPNYNVMGVAKAALEASVRYLAMDLGPKGIRINTISPGPIKTLAASGIGGFREMLQHVAAKSPVKRNITAEEVGKTALYLCSDLGSGVTGELIHVDGGYNIAGM from the coding sequence ATGGGGCTTCTTTCCGGAAAGAAAGGTATCATATTTGGTGTTGCAAATGAGCGCAGCATAGCGTGGGGCATTGCAGAGGCGCTCCACAGGGAAGGGGCTGAGCTTGCCTTTACCTATGCCGGTGAGGTGCTGGAGAAGCGTGTTAGACCTCTTGCAGAGGGTATGGGCGCTAAGATAATAGAACCCTGTGATGTTACCCGTGATAGTGATATTGAGAATGTCTTTAATAAGGTCAGGGAAAATTTCGGCGGGATTGATATAGTTGTTCATGCCATAGCCTTCGCAAACAAGGATGAGTTAAAGGGACTCTATCTCAATACATCCAGGGAGGGTTTCAGGTTGGCAATGGATGTAAGCGTCTACTCTCTCGCTGCTATAGTGAGATATGCCGCACCACTAATGGAAGGACGTCCCGGCAGTATAATAACGCTTTCGTATTACGGATCGGAAAAGGTAGTCCCAAATTACAATGTAATGGGTGTTGCCAAGGCTGCACTTGAGGCGAGTGTGCGTTATCTTGCTATGGACCTTGGGCCTAAAGGGATCAGGATCAATACCATTTCCCCTGGTCCTATAAAGACCCTTGCAGCATCAGGTATTGGAGGGTTCAGGGAAATGCTTCAACATGTCGCAGCCAAGTCCCCTGTAAAAAGGAACATAACCGCTGAAGAAGTCGGCAAGACAGCCCTGTACCTATGCAGCGATCTTGGCAGTGGAGTGACCGGCGAGCTGATTCATGTAGACGGGGGCTATAACATAGCAGGCATGTAA
- the mscL gene encoding large-conductance mechanosensitive channel protein MscL, producing MIQEFKSFAVKGNVVDMAVGIIIGAAFGKIVSSLVEDIIMPPVGLLIGGVDFSDLAITMQAASGSVPAVMFKYGKFVQTVLNFTIIAFSIFILVKVLSALKRKEEASPAVLAGPTREEVLLSEIRDILKSK from the coding sequence CTGATACAGGAATTTAAATCATTTGCAGTAAAAGGGAATGTTGTCGACATGGCAGTTGGTATTATTATCGGCGCTGCATTTGGCAAGATAGTGTCATCTCTGGTTGAAGACATAATAATGCCGCCTGTAGGTTTGCTTATAGGAGGGGTAGACTTTTCAGACCTTGCTATTACGATGCAGGCTGCATCAGGCAGCGTTCCTGCTGTGATGTTTAAATACGGCAAGTTTGTCCAGACGGTGCTTAATTTTACTATAATTGCATTTTCAATATTTATACTTGTCAAGGTTTTGAGCGCCCTCAAAAGGAAAGAGGAGGCTTCACCTGCCGTTCTGGCAGGTCCAACTAGAGAAGAGGTCCTGCTCTCAGAGATCAGGGACATTTTGAAATCAAAATAA